Proteins encoded together in one Vanessa tameamea isolate UH-Manoa-2023 chromosome 28, ilVanTame1 primary haplotype, whole genome shotgun sequence window:
- the LOC135194261 gene encoding uncharacterized protein LOC135194261, whose product MLKNPKYIYGPSDRLIPANINFGEFMLKKINENNDKIALINGSTHEQQTYHQLQQEAINLAVSLTHLGVKKGDVIAISSENRREFWSTLIGSSCTGAIVTTINVGYTNDELKHVMSISKPKYIFCSPFAYKTHMKIYKTLSHLKQIFIFGDESPSNTILYKDLAIANNDKTNNVKRYKITRNVTFEEFQVVDVEGQNDVVLILYSSGTTGLPKGVMLTHLNVITLCSPSFVLPPLKPLNITPWYHSMGLLSTLANFCKGVTSVYLPKFEVELYLKTIERYEISQLAVVPAMLIALCKSNLKYDTSSVQIIFCGAAPLYEETAEAVKQRFPSAQAILQGYGMTETTLAISVNFNPDKIGSVGSVISHTVAKVVNPETREPLGPNEKGEICVKSIMGMKGYVGKDRRDDFDDEGFIKTGDIGYYDEEGYLYIVDRLKELIKYKAYQVPPAEIEAVLLKNPDIRDAGVIGIPHPTAGEVPLAFVVLQPGKTLTEKDVQDFVAERLSNPKHLRGGVKFINEIPKTQTGKILRKDLRKMFKSAKSKL is encoded by the exons ATGCTTAAAAATCCAAAATACATTTACGGTCCATCAGATCGCTTGATACCGGCCAATATAAACTTTGgtgaatttatgttaaaaaaaataaatgaaaataatgataaaatcgcGTTG ATAAACGGGTCTACACATGAACAACAGACGTACCATCAACTTCAACAGGAAGCTATAAATCTCGCTGTCTCCCTCACACACTTAGGTGTTAAAAAAGGAGACGTGATCGCTATTAGTTCAGAAAATCGGAGAGAATTCTGGAGTACTTTGATTGGAAGTTCGTGCACGGGAGCTATCGTTACCACTATTAATGTTGGATATACGAATG ATGAACTCAAACACGTTATGTCGATTTCAAaaccgaaatatatattttgttcaccCTTCGCTTACAAAACGCATATGAAGATATACAAAACCCTCAGTCACTTAAAGCAGATCTTTATATTCGGCGATGAGAGTCcttcaaatacaattttatacaaagattTAGCAATAGCAAATAACGATAAAACTAATAACGTTAAGCGTTACAAAATAACGCGTAACGTTACATTTGAGGAGTTCCAAGTGGTAGATGTTGAAGGACAAAATGAcgtagtattaattttatactcatCGGGAACAACAGGATTGCCGAAGGGAGTGATGTTGACCCATCTTAATGTCATAACGTTATGCTC CCCTAGTTTTGTTTTACCGCCATTGAAGCCATTAAATATCACACCATGGTACCACTCAATGGGACTTCTCAGTACTTTAGCGAACTTTTGCAAGGGAGTTACGTCAGTTTACCTGCCCAAGTTCGAGGTGGAATTATACTTGAAGACTATTGAAAGATATGAG ATTTCCCAGTTGGCGGTAGTGCCTGCAATGCTTATCGCTTTATGCaaatcaaatttgaaatatgaCACAAGTTCTGTCCAAATTATATTCTGTGGAGCTGCACCTTTATATGAAGAAACCGCGGAGGCTGTTAAGCAAAG atTTCCGAGTGCACAGGCTATCCTTCAAGGCTACGGGATGACAGAAACGACTCTTGCTATTTCGGTCAACTTTAATCCAGACAAAATCGGTAGTGTTGGATCGGTAATCTCTCATACTGTTGCTAag GTCGTGAACCCAGAAACGAGAGAGCCTCTTGGTCCTAACGAAAAGGGGGAAATATGCGTGAAAAGCATTATGGGTATGAAAGGCTATGTAGGAAAGGACAGACGTGATGATTTCGATGatgaaggttttattaaaaccgGTGACATTGGGTACTATGACGAAGAAGGATATTTGTACATCGTTGATCGATTAAAGGAACTCATTAAATACAAAGCATATCAG GTACCACCAGCAGAAATAGAAGCAGTGCTCCTCAAAAACCCTGACATCCGAGACGCTGGTGTGATAGGTATTCCACATCCAACCGCTGGGGAGGTACCTCTAGCGTTCGTCGTGTTACAACCTGGGAAAACCCTTACAGAGAAGGATGTTCAAGACTTCGTCGCTGAACGG CTCTCAAATCCTAAGCATCTTCGTGGTGGAGTCAAATTCATAAATGAAATACCGAAGACCCAAACTGGCAAGATATTAAGAAAGgatttaagaaaaatgtttaaatccGCCAAAAGTAAACTCTAA
- the LOC113391914 gene encoding luciferin 4-monooxygenase-like gives MKKMLKNPLYVYGDEVVGVPSHLNFGQYMVTTMWNYGDKIAMINGITDERLTYRDIVKDAMNIAVSLTRIGVKRGDIVAICSENRQEYWSTFIGTSCTGATFTATNSAYTKDELLHVLNISKPKMIFCSQHAYKVHEKTLRSLSYMEKIIIFGTDRPPNTLLYNDLVKNNTNITLENFRAADVVGQTDTAVILYSSGTTGLPKGVMLNHLNILTTCNMSSTMNPKESSLTITPWYHTMGLIGNLRIFANGGYFVYLPKFDSDLYLKTIERYQIVQIVVAPPVLVALCKFQSNYDVSSVKLVYSGAAPLRSDTIKAVKDRFPNVTSVLQGYGMTEATFGVTRDSYDTAHLSKTGSVGRVVSSCIIKVVDIDTKAPLGVNQPGEIYIKGPLVMKGYIGKDRSEDFDDEDFFKTGDIGYYDEDRCFFIVDRLKELIKYKGYQVPPAEIEAVLLQHPSIRDVGVVGIPHADAGEVPRAYVVVQPEANVTEDEIKNLVKEKLSNPKHLRGGVQFVKEIPKNPSGKILRRKLREMSQIRNEAKSKL, from the exons atgaaaaaaatgttgaaaaaccCTCTCTACGTGTACGGCGATGAAGTGGTCGGTGTACCGTCACATTTAAACTTCGGTCAGTACATGGTGACCACTATGTGGAATTATGGAGATAAAATTGCAATG ATTAATGGAATCACTGACGAAAGACTGACATATCGAGACATAGTAAAGGACGCCATGAATATAGCTGTCTCCCTCACTCGTATAGGAGTGAAGCGAGGAGATATTGTCGCAATATGTTCAGAAAATAGACAGGAGTATTGGAGCACGTTTATTGGCACTTCCTGTACTGGGGCTACATTCACTGCTACCAATTCGGCATATACTAAag ATGAACTCTTACACGttctaaatatatcaaaaccaaaaatgatattttgttcCCAACACGCTTACAAAGTACACGAAAAGACCTTACGAAGTCTGTCATACATGGAGAAGATTATTATATTCGGTACAGATAGACCACCAAACACACTTTTGTACAAcgatttagtaaaaaataatacgaatatcACGTTAGAGAACTTCAGAGCAGCTGATGTAGTAGGACAGACGGACACAGCCGTTATATTATACTCGTCTGGGACCACGGGACTGCCGAAGGGTGTCATGTTGaatcacttaaatattttgacaacatgcaatat GTCGAGCACCATGAACCCAAAGGAGTCGTCTTTGACTATTACCCCGTGGTACCACACTATGGGTCTAATAGGAAACTTAAGAATATTTGCTAACGGTGGTTATTTCGTATATTTACCTAAATTTGACAGTGATCTTTACTTAAAGACAATTGAAAGATATCAA ATCGTCCAGATTGTAGTAGCGCCTCCAGTATTAGTTGCACTTTGTAAGTTTCAATCGAACTATGATGTCAGTTCGGTAAAGTTAGTTTACTCCGGAGCAGCACCATTGAGAAGTGACACCATAAAAGCAGTTAAAGACAG ATTTCCAAATGTAACGAGCGTCCTTCAAGGCTATGGGATGACGGAAGCCACTTTTGGAGTCACGAGAGACTCGTATGATACAGCTCACTTGTCTAAAACAGGCAGCGTGGGACGTGTGGTCTCCAGCTGTATTATTAAG GTTGTAGATATAGATACGAAAGCACCATTAGGTGTCAATCAACCAGGAGAGATCTACATAAAGGGCCCTTTGGTTATGAAGGGCTACATTGGAAAAGATAGAAGCGAAGATTTCGATGATGAAGATTTCTTTAAAACTGGTGATATTGGGTACTACGATGAAGACAGATGCTTTTTCATAGTGGACAGATTAAAGGAACTTATTAAATACAAGGGTTATCAG GTACCGCCGGCAGAAATAGAAGCGGTTTTACTTCAACATCCAAGTATACGTGACGTTGGAGTTGTTGGGATTCCCCATGCTGATGCGGGGGAAGTACCGCGTGCTTACGTCGTTGTACAACCAGAGGCTAATGTAACTGAAGATGAAATTAAGAATCTTGTAAAGGAAAAG CTATCAAATCCGAAGCATCTCCGCGGTGGAGTTCAGTTCGTAAAAGAAATACCGAAGAATCCCAGTGGGAAAATTTTGAGAAGAAAGCTAAGGGAGATGTCGCAGATTAGAAACGAGGCGAAAAGCAAGTTATAA